GCGCGCCTGGCTGCGAATCTGATCGGCCAGAGCGATGAACTCGTTCAACATGGTCACGGCCTGGGCAATCACGGCAGCCTGTTGTTCGGCGCCGCTGCTTTGTTGGCTGGTGACCATGCGGATAGCCGAGGCAGCGCGACCGAGGCCATCCGCTGTGGCGCTGATCTGCTGGGCCAGGTTTTCAAGCTGGGCACGCTGCTGGTGGATCGCATAGCTGCGCGACTCCGCTTCGACTCTCCGGGGCATGAACAGCAACACACCCAGATGGGCAGCCAACAGCGAAAGCTGGGCCACCGGCAGGGCATTCGCTGCTGTAACCTGCCCGATCGGGATGGTTGTTGGAACCAGCCCGGAGGCTATGAAGACTATGCTGGCTTCGATGACGTACCAGAGCAAAGTCAGGCGGGCGCCCCAGTAGTACATCACACCGGCGGAAATGGCCGCGCCCAGCGGAACGATCGCCAGCCACCATAGCGTATAAGGGACCAGAGCAAGGATATGAAGGCTGTAGGCCAGGGTTGCGCTGATTACCGACAGCCGCAGCGCCCACAGGACATAGCGCCCCCGCGCGACGACCAGCCCAGCGGCTCCCAGGGCGGCGGTAGCTGCCGCGGCAGCCAGCACCGTCCATGGTGCGCCAACGACGAGGGAGACGATTCCTAGCAGGGTGCCAGCCAGACACAATCCCAGGTTGAGCGGATCGGTGGGATAGTCCAGCATTCGCCGGGCGATATACTGGCGCAATGGCCCGATCACATCGTTCGGGGTGGGTGGCTCTTCAACCATAGCTCTGTGGCACCCTCCTGCTGTCTGCACCCGGATCGCGAGGCCGGTATGCTGGCATTATAGCACAGGCGCATGTTCCAGGAGGGTGTCAGGGTGGTGACAAAGGGCAGGTGAGACCTGCCAGGGATTCAGGCGGTTCTGGGCGAGTCGAGGAGGAGGCCAGGAGTCCGGGATGCCGGGAGACTGTTTGGTGCACAGGTGGGCGGCGTTCCGTTGCATGCACCTGGCCGGCGTGTTGCGGCGGCGATCGCAGGTGTTAGAATCCCGTCTTGGGCTGATAGAACATCTGGGTACTGACCGGCATGCATATTGAGCATCTGTCGTTAACGAATTTTCGCAATTTCGCCCGGCTGGAGTTGAGTCTTCCGCAAGGGCCGGTACTGTTGTATGGCGCTAATGCGCAGGGCAAGACAAGCCTGCTGGAGGCTATCTATTACCTGGCGACGAGCACTTCGCCCTATACCACAGCCGACTGGCAGTTGATTAACTGGCAGGTGGAGCACGACGTACTGCCGTTCACGCGGTTGAGCGCGGATGTGGTTTCGCAACGCAGCCCGCTGGACCGTGTGGAGATCACGCTGGTACGGGAACTCAATGGCGGGGAACCACGCACCAAGAAGGATGTCCGGCTGAATGGCGTGCCCAAGCGGGTGATGGACCTGGTGGGCCAGATCAATGTGGTCATGTTTCTGCCACGCGATCTGAGCCTGATCGAAGGTTCCCCTGCTGAACGCCGCCGGTACATGAACGCGACGCTGTGCCAGACGGATCGGGCGTACTGCGAATCACTGGCAATCTACGAGAAGCTTCTACCACAGCGCAACGCGCTGCTCCGTGCTATTGCTGAAGGCAATGCCAACGCCGGTGAGCTGGAATTCTGGGATCAGCAACTGGCGGAACATGGTGCGCGCCTGATCGCAGGACGACAGCGGCTGTTGCGCGAACTGGAGCGGCTGGCGCAGCGCGTGCATCTGGATTTGACCGGCAACCAGGAAACGCTGGAAGTCAGTTACCAGCCAAGCTTTGTGCCGACGGCGGAAGGTGACGGGCAGCTTTCGTTCAATATGCTGGGGCTTGACCTGCACCGCGAACTGACGGCTGAGGAGATTGTCCCGCAGTTCATGGAGGCGTTGCAGGCTCACCGCGCTGAGCAGATCGAGCGCGGCGTGACCTTGATCGGGCCGCACCGCGATGAGTTGCGTTTTCAGATCAACCAGCGCGATGTTGGCCTGTACGGGTCGCGGGGGCAGGCGCGCACGGCAGTACTCTCGCTGAAGCTGGCGGAACTACACTGGATGCGCGACGCCATCGGCGAATGGCCGATCCTGTTGCTTGACGAAGTCATTGCGGAGCTGGATGCAACCCGGCGGGCGTACCTGCTTGAACAGGTCAATGGCGCCAGCCAGGCGGTGCTGACAACCACGGATCCCGGCATCTTCACGCCGGAATTCCTGGCGCGGGCGACGCGCTGGCGTGTTGTTGAGGGACAAATTCATGCGGAGTGACCCCTTGCCGCGAAACCCCTTGTTACAGGCGGTGCTTTGCCGCCGGGTTGTTCCAGCTGTCTGGATTGACGCAAGGATCAATATTCCTGTGGTGCCGGGCTGTCGGCACTGGCTCCTCTGGCTTCGCGGATGATCTGGACGCCAGCGCTGGCGCCGATCCGCGTGGCTCCGGCAGCGATCATCTGGCGGGCATCGGCGTAGGTACGGATCCCGCCTGAAGCTTTGACCCCCATCTCCGGGCCAACTATCCGGCGCATCAGCGCGACATCTTCCACGGTAGCCCCGCCCGGTCCGAAACCGGTGCTGGTCTTGACGAAATCCGCGCCGGCATCGCGGCAGACTTCGCAGGCCCTGATCTTTTCATCATCAGTCAGCAGGGCGGTCTCCAGGATAACTTTGCAGAGCGCACCACCGGCCCTGGCTACACTGACAACACTATCTACATCCTCACGTACCAGGAGCC
This is a stretch of genomic DNA from Anaerolineae bacterium. It encodes these proteins:
- the recF gene encoding DNA replication/repair protein RecF, which codes for MHIEHLSLTNFRNFARLELSLPQGPVLLYGANAQGKTSLLEAIYYLATSTSPYTTADWQLINWQVEHDVLPFTRLSADVVSQRSPLDRVEITLVRELNGGEPRTKKDVRLNGVPKRVMDLVGQINVVMFLPRDLSLIEGSPAERRRYMNATLCQTDRAYCESLAIYEKLLPQRNALLRAIAEGNANAGELEFWDQQLAEHGARLIAGRQRLLRELERLAQRVHLDLTGNQETLEVSYQPSFVPTAEGDGQLSFNMLGLDLHRELTAEEIVPQFMEALQAHRAEQIERGVTLIGPHRDELRFQINQRDVGLYGSRGQARTAVLSLKLAELHWMRDAIGEWPILLLDEVIAELDATRRAYLLEQVNGASQAVLTTTDPGIFTPEFLARATRWRVVEGQIHAE
- the deoC gene encoding deoxyribose-phosphate aldolase yields the protein MIDHTLLKPDATTDQIAHLCAEAREYHFASVCVNPSYVRYCAELLTDVPDVAVCTVIGFPLGAHTPTAKVFEALQAIADGASELDMVINIGAIKSQDWLLVREDVDSVVSVARAGGALCKVILETALLTDDEKIRACEVCRDAGADFVKTSTGFGPGGATVEDVALMRRIVGPEMGVKASGGIRTYADARQMIAAGATRIGASAGVQIIREARGASADSPAPQEY